The following proteins are co-located in the Imtechella halotolerans genome:
- a CDS encoding DUF3467 domain-containing protein yields MSEQDKNKQGQINIELDEKTAEGIYSNLAIINHSVSEFVVDFISIMPGTPKAKVKSRIILTPQHAKRFLKALHDNVNRFEKAHGEIKDYEQPPIPLNFGPTGEA; encoded by the coding sequence ATGAGTGAACAAGATAAAAACAAACAAGGGCAAATTAATATTGAGTTGGATGAGAAAACAGCTGAAGGGATTTATTCCAATTTGGCAATCATTAATCATTCTGTATCAGAATTTGTTGTAGACTTTATCAGTATAATGCCTGGGACGCCTAAAGCTAAGGTGAAGAGTCGGATAATTCTAACTCCTCAACATGCAAAACGTTTCTTAAAAGCGTTACATGATAATGTTAATCGTTTTGAGAAAGCTCATGGTGAAATAAAGGATTATGAGCAACCTCCTATTCCGCTCAATTTCGGGCCAACAGGTGAAGCTTAA
- a CDS encoding Mpo1-like protein: MSHRIQSFKEFYPFYLTEHQNTTSRVLHFIGTSLFFILLIVAIINRWGWQWVFLPMAGYGFAWIGHFFFEKNKPATFQYPVWSLLSDFKLYFEILLGKKSFNTSKDH, encoded by the coding sequence ATGAGTCACCGTATTCAATCTTTTAAGGAATTTTATCCATTTTATTTGACTGAACATCAGAATACAACTAGTCGTGTTCTGCATTTTATAGGAACTTCTTTGTTTTTTATTTTACTGATTGTTGCTATTATTAATAGATGGGGATGGCAGTGGGTTTTTTTACCCATGGCAGGTTATGGTTTTGCCTGGATTGGCCATTTCTTTTTTGAAAAAAATAAACCGGCTACTTTTCAGTACCCGGTTTGGAGTTTATTATCAGATTTTAAGCTTTATTTCGAGATCCTCCTTGGGAAAAAATCATTTAATACGTCAAAAGATCATTAA
- the cdaA gene encoding diadenylate cyclase CdaA, with translation MKFFDFLEFTLIDLIDIVLVALLLYYVYKLVKGTVAINIFIGIVIIYIIWKITEALQMELLSNILGKFIGVGVFALIVVFQQEIRKFLLMLGSTNLASKRNFLKYFKFNKREQFGTELDVEAVVSACEKMAQSKTGAIIVFERNNPLDFVKATGDAMNIEVTQPIIESIFYKNSPLHDGAIIVDGNYIVATRVILPVSNENTIPLRFGLRHRAAVAITEKTDALALVVSEETGQMSYIKNGEFKLFKSREELVTMLTSDLV, from the coding sequence TTGAAGTTTTTTGATTTTTTAGAATTTACACTTATAGACCTTATAGATATAGTACTAGTGGCTTTGCTATTGTATTATGTGTATAAATTGGTTAAAGGCACTGTGGCTATCAATATATTTATTGGTATTGTAATTATCTATATTATTTGGAAAATTACTGAAGCACTTCAGATGGAGCTATTAAGTAATATTCTTGGGAAATTTATTGGAGTAGGGGTATTTGCCCTTATTGTAGTGTTTCAACAAGAAATTCGTAAGTTTTTGTTGATGCTTGGATCTACAAATTTAGCTTCTAAAAGGAATTTTTTAAAATATTTTAAATTTAACAAAAGAGAACAGTTTGGAACAGAGCTGGATGTAGAAGCTGTTGTTTCTGCATGCGAAAAAATGGCACAGTCTAAGACTGGAGCCATTATTGTTTTCGAAAGAAATAATCCTTTAGATTTTGTTAAGGCCACTGGAGATGCTATGAACATCGAAGTGACTCAGCCTATAATTGAGAGTATATTTTATAAAAATAGCCCTCTTCATGATGGGGCTATCATCGTAGATGGCAATTACATAGTTGCTACTAGAGTAATTTTGCCAGTGAGTAATGAAAATACCATCCCTTTACGTTTCGGGTTACGTCATCGTGCAGCGGTCGCTATTACAGAAAAAACAGATGCATTAGCTCTGGTAGTTTCTGAAGAAACGGGACAAATGTCATATATTAAGAATGGTGAATTCAAACTGTTTAAAAGCAGGGAGGAATTAGTAACCATGCTGACTTCTGATTTGGTCTGA
- a CDS encoding porin, protein MKKIVVLFLLFIGVTFVHAQEDKEKNNDLKLSTLPYYSYGSGLGLTSPDSLFQLNLRFRMQNRLTFIENEGEEAAFDGQIRRLRLRFDGYVGDPKFLYAIQLSFSPGDVGEIHDGENINIIRDAVVFYRPNKRWNISFGQTKLPGNRQRVNSSGALQLTDRSINNARFTIDRDFGLQVHNLNEFKDRFSYNFRAAISSGEGRNWTKNNNNTGLAYTGKVELFPFGAFKSNGSYFEGDVLREERPKLMVSAAGQFNHKARRARGQLGDDLYEERDLKSLFLDAVLKYQGFAFMTAYMQRTTDNPLTYNPDDMSDIRYAYVGHGYDFQMSYNFINDYELIGRYSIQNLENEIQAFAPEAQQYSLGVTKYIWEHSFKLQAEVTMDKLDFVDGSTKNNWYARFQVEIGI, encoded by the coding sequence ATGAAAAAAATAGTAGTACTCTTTTTACTGTTTATTGGGGTTACTTTTGTGCATGCGCAGGAGGATAAAGAAAAAAATAATGATTTAAAGTTATCCACGCTTCCTTATTATAGTTATGGTAGTGGACTAGGTTTAACATCTCCGGATAGTTTATTTCAGCTTAACCTGCGTTTTCGTATGCAAAACAGGTTAACTTTTATAGAAAATGAAGGAGAGGAGGCAGCCTTTGATGGTCAGATTCGTCGTCTACGTTTGCGTTTTGATGGATATGTTGGAGATCCTAAATTTTTATATGCGATTCAACTTTCCTTTTCACCAGGAGATGTGGGAGAGATTCATGATGGAGAAAATATAAATATTATACGTGATGCTGTAGTATTCTACAGACCTAACAAGCGTTGGAATATTAGTTTTGGTCAAACCAAATTACCAGGTAACCGTCAAAGAGTAAATTCTTCTGGTGCTTTACAGCTTACAGACCGTTCTATTAATAATGCGCGCTTTACTATAGATAGAGATTTTGGACTACAGGTTCACAATCTAAATGAATTTAAGGATCGTTTTTCTTATAATTTTAGAGCTGCCATAAGTTCTGGGGAAGGACGAAATTGGACTAAAAATAATAACAATACTGGATTAGCATATACAGGGAAAGTTGAGTTGTTTCCTTTTGGAGCCTTTAAGAGTAATGGTTCTTATTTTGAAGGGGATGTTTTAAGAGAAGAACGTCCAAAATTAATGGTGTCAGCTGCTGGACAGTTCAATCATAAGGCTCGAAGGGCCAGAGGTCAATTAGGTGATGATTTGTATGAAGAGAGAGATTTGAAATCTTTGTTTCTTGATGCGGTTTTGAAATATCAAGGTTTTGCGTTTATGACCGCCTATATGCAAAGAACTACAGATAATCCTTTGACCTATAACCCAGATGACATGTCAGATATAAGATATGCTTATGTCGGGCATGGTTATGATTTTCAAATGAGTTATAATTTCATAAATGATTATGAATTGATCGGGAGATATTCAATTCAAAATTTAGAAAATGAAATTCAGGCGTTTGCTCCGGAGGCTCAGCAGTATAGTTTAGGTGTTACTAAATACATTTGGGAGCATTCTTTTAAACTACAAGCAGAAGTTACGATGGATAAGCTAGATTTTGTCGACGGCTCAACCAAAAATAATTGGTATGCACGTTTTCAAGTTGAAATTGGTATATAA
- a CDS encoding ABC transporter permease, with amino-acid sequence MRYFLSKLWQALLTLWGVTTVIFLLFTVLPGDPARMMLDQNEDSAQLAAIKKKYGFDKPLSTQYVYYLNDISPISFHGNSPQGYTYFDTQKYNGVVLIKASSFSVALKTPYLRESFQKNGKKVTEVIADTLPNTMVLAIAAIFIAITIGISLGILSALYKDRWIDKLIQITSTLGMSVPSFFSAILFAWLFGFVLHRYTNLNMTGSLYAMDDFGEGIHLQLKNLLLPAIVLGIRPLAVVSQLMRNSLLEVLSQDYIRTAKAKGLSSYQVIKNHALKNALNPVITAISGWFASMLAGAVFVEYIFGWNGLGKEIVDALNTLDLPIIMGSVLIIATMFILINIFVDIIYAWLDPRVQVR; translated from the coding sequence ATGCGATACTTCTTGAGTAAATTATGGCAAGCACTCCTCACATTATGGGGAGTGACTACCGTCATTTTCCTACTCTTCACCGTTTTACCAGGTGATCCAGCCCGAATGATGCTTGATCAAAATGAAGATAGTGCACAACTGGCGGCAATCAAAAAAAAATATGGATTTGACAAACCATTGTCTACCCAATATGTGTACTACCTTAATGATATCTCACCAATTTCCTTTCATGGAAATTCCCCCCAAGGATATACTTATTTTGATACTCAGAAATACAATGGGGTGGTTCTTATCAAAGCTTCCTCCTTTTCTGTGGCGTTAAAAACTCCTTACCTTAGAGAATCATTTCAGAAAAACGGAAAGAAAGTAACTGAAGTCATTGCAGATACACTGCCCAACACCATGGTACTTGCCATTGCTGCTATTTTTATTGCCATTACCATTGGTATATCCTTAGGAATTCTTTCTGCCCTATACAAAGACCGATGGATAGACAAATTAATTCAAATAACAAGCACACTAGGCATGAGTGTTCCTTCTTTCTTTAGCGCTATCCTTTTTGCTTGGCTTTTTGGTTTTGTACTTCATCGGTACACAAATCTAAATATGACTGGAAGTCTATATGCCATGGATGATTTTGGAGAAGGAATTCATCTGCAATTAAAAAACTTGCTACTTCCAGCAATTGTCTTAGGAATTAGACCCTTGGCAGTAGTAAGCCAATTAATGCGTAACTCACTTCTAGAAGTACTTAGCCAAGACTACATCCGCACTGCCAAAGCAAAAGGTTTATCTTCCTACCAGGTTATCAAAAACCATGCATTAAAAAACGCACTTAATCCTGTCATTACTGCTATATCTGGATGGTTTGCCAGTATGCTTGCGGGTGCAGTATTTGTTGAATATATTTTTGGATGGAACGGATTAGGGAAAGAAATAGTTGATGCTCTCAATACACTTGACTTACCTATAATAATGGGATCGGTATTAATTATTGCCACCATGTTTATACTTATTAATATCTTTGTAGATATCATCTACGCATGGCTTGATCCCCGAGTACAAGTACGATGA
- a CDS encoding BT_3928 family protein, whose amino-acid sequence MRLLVGISRIIVGILFIISGWIKLNDPMGFSFKLEEYFEVGVLNLPFLVPYALAIAIAVVIFEVLLGIMLLVGYKPKFTVWSLLLMIVFFTFLTFYSAYFNKVTDCGCFGDAMKLTPWESFTKDIVLLVFILVLFFGVQHIKPLFSGKLPLTITGIALLASIWFANHVLNHLPSVDFRAYKTGVSIPDGMSIPEDAPKPKYDYHWKFIVDGNEKIITTGGDYPVVDGEFISVETVELEKGYEPPIHDFSIEMEGEDFTEDLMKEEKLLMVVSYDLSKASDQGFKNIKSITDKAISKGYTVIGMTASIDKSQDFVKHYKLGFEFFFTDQTTLKTIVRSNPGIVKVQKGVITQKLHFNDAEDLILD is encoded by the coding sequence ATGAGATTACTTGTAGGTATTTCCAGAATTATTGTAGGCATATTGTTCATTATTAGTGGTTGGATTAAACTAAATGACCCTATGGGATTTTCTTTCAAATTGGAAGAATATTTTGAAGTGGGTGTACTCAACCTACCTTTTCTAGTCCCCTATGCATTAGCTATCGCAATTGCGGTGGTCATTTTCGAGGTATTGTTAGGAATCATGCTTTTGGTCGGATACAAACCTAAATTTACAGTATGGAGTCTTCTATTAATGATCGTATTTTTTACATTTCTTACATTCTATTCCGCGTATTTTAACAAAGTGACAGATTGTGGATGCTTTGGAGATGCAATGAAACTAACTCCATGGGAATCCTTTACCAAAGACATTGTCTTATTAGTTTTTATACTAGTACTGTTCTTTGGCGTCCAACATATAAAACCTCTATTTTCAGGTAAATTACCCCTTACAATTACCGGTATTGCTTTACTTGCCAGTATCTGGTTTGCTAATCATGTACTTAATCACCTTCCTTCAGTAGATTTCAGGGCCTATAAAACAGGTGTTTCAATACCAGACGGTATGAGTATACCTGAAGATGCGCCTAAGCCTAAATACGACTACCATTGGAAATTCATTGTGGATGGTAACGAAAAAATAATCACTACTGGTGGAGACTATCCAGTTGTTGATGGTGAATTTATTTCTGTGGAAACTGTCGAACTAGAAAAAGGATACGAACCTCCTATTCATGATTTTAGTATTGAAATGGAAGGAGAGGACTTCACAGAAGACCTTATGAAGGAAGAAAAATTACTTATGGTTGTTTCTTATGATCTATCTAAGGCCTCTGACCAAGGTTTTAAAAACATTAAGTCAATCACAGACAAAGCAATTAGTAAAGGTTATACTGTAATTGGAATGACAGCTTCAATAGATAAAAGTCAGGATTTTGTTAAGCACTATAAGTTAGGATTTGAATTTTTCTTTACAGATCAAACAACTCTAAAAACAATTGTTAGGTCTAATCCTGGAATTGTAAAAGTACAGAAAGGTGTTATCACGCAAAAATTGCATTTTAATGATGCCGAAGATCTTATTCTAGACTAA
- the tpiA gene encoding triose-phosphate isomerase, which yields MRRKIVAGNWKMNNDLAQTESLISGIRKKLKKTDVEVMIAPPFTNLFAAFEALRQSPIEVVAQNMHYADNGAYTGEISAEMLKSIGISTVILGHSERRAYFGEDDALLAKKVDSALKNQMTIIFCFGEELADRKSENHFKVVENQLKNALFHLPAEAWKNIILAYEPVWAIGTGETASPEQAQEMHYFIRETIAKKYTDKISDYVSILYGGSVKPNNAEEIFSQPDVDGGLIGGASLVAEDFIAIVKAL from the coding sequence ATGAGAAGAAAAATTGTAGCCGGTAATTGGAAAATGAATAATGATTTAGCGCAAACAGAATCATTGATTTCCGGCATACGTAAAAAACTTAAGAAAACGGATGTAGAAGTAATGATAGCTCCGCCATTTACCAATTTATTTGCTGCATTTGAAGCCCTACGACAAAGTCCTATTGAGGTAGTTGCCCAAAATATGCACTACGCTGATAACGGAGCTTACACGGGTGAAATATCTGCAGAAATGCTTAAAAGCATAGGTATATCAACGGTTATTTTAGGACACTCTGAGCGAAGAGCCTACTTTGGAGAGGATGATGCTTTATTGGCGAAAAAGGTGGACTCTGCGTTAAAAAACCAAATGACTATTATATTCTGTTTTGGTGAAGAGCTAGCAGATAGAAAATCTGAAAATCATTTTAAAGTAGTTGAAAATCAACTTAAAAATGCGCTTTTCCATCTACCTGCAGAAGCTTGGAAGAATATTATTCTTGCCTATGAACCTGTATGGGCCATTGGAACAGGTGAAACCGCTAGTCCTGAACAAGCACAGGAAATGCACTACTTTATAAGAGAAACCATTGCTAAAAAATACACGGATAAAATTTCTGATTATGTATCTATTCTATATGGAGGAAGTGTTAAACCTAACAATGCAGAAGAAATTTTCTCCCAACCTGATGTAGATGGTGGACTTATAGGTGGCGCCTCGTTAGTTGCAGAAGATTTTATTGCCATTGTAAAAGCACTTTAA
- a CDS encoding ATP-dependent Clp protease adaptor ClpS gives MSSKEKIQEDVLVEEAVDKQHEIVLYNDDVNTFDHVIEMLIYACDHTAIQAEQCAILVHYKGQCTVKTGDYEDLAPRCSVLLEAGLSAEVI, from the coding sequence ATGAGCTCAAAAGAGAAAATACAAGAAGATGTACTCGTAGAAGAGGCTGTAGACAAACAGCATGAAATTGTTCTGTACAATGACGATGTAAACACTTTTGATCATGTTATTGAAATGCTTATCTATGCATGTGACCATACAGCCATCCAAGCAGAACAATGCGCCATATTAGTCCACTATAAAGGACAATGCACTGTTAAAACTGGGGACTATGAAGACCTCGCACCTAGATGCAGTGTACTATTGGAAGCCGGACTTAGCGCTGAAGTTATTTAA
- a CDS encoding peptide chain release factor 3 has translation MSFLKEIEKRRTFGIISHPDAGKTTLTEKLLLFGGAIQEAGAVKSNKIKKGATSDFMEIERQRGISVATSVLAFIYKDKKINILDTPGHKDFAEDTFRTLTAVDSVIVVIDVAKGVEEQTEKLVEVCRMRNIPMIVFINKLDREGKDAFDLLDEVEQKLGLTVTPLSFPIGMGYDFKGIYNIWEKNINLFSGDSRKDIEDLIAFDDINSPELDKIVGNKAAEQLRENLELVYEVYPQFDREAYLNGQLQPVFFGSALNNFGVRELLDCFIDIAPSPRPKQSEERLVIPSENKFSGFVFKIHANMDPKHRDRLAFIKIVSGTFERNKPYLHVRHNKNLKFSSPNAFFAEKKEIVDISYAGDIVGLHDTGNFKIGDTLTEGEVLNFKGIPSFSPEHFRYINNADPMKSKQLEKGIDQLMDEGVAQLFTLELNGRKVIGTVGALQYEVIQYRLEHEYGAKCSYENFPVYKACWVEEPANPKDPEYLDFLRVKQKFLAKDKQGQLVFLADSPFSIEMNKQKYPNVKLHFTSEFN, from the coding sequence ATGAGTTTTTTAAAAGAAATCGAAAAAAGACGCACTTTCGGGATTATTTCTCACCCCGATGCCGGTAAAACAACACTTACCGAAAAACTTCTCCTTTTTGGTGGAGCTATACAAGAGGCTGGAGCTGTAAAAAGCAACAAAATAAAAAAAGGAGCTACATCAGACTTTATGGAAATTGAACGCCAAAGAGGTATTTCTGTTGCTACCTCCGTTTTGGCTTTTATCTATAAAGACAAAAAAATTAATATTCTTGATACCCCAGGTCACAAAGACTTTGCTGAAGATACCTTTAGAACTCTTACTGCTGTTGACAGTGTGATTGTAGTAATTGATGTTGCAAAAGGAGTTGAAGAGCAAACAGAAAAACTAGTTGAAGTTTGCCGAATGAGGAACATTCCAATGATCGTATTCATCAACAAATTAGACCGAGAAGGGAAAGATGCCTTTGATCTATTAGATGAAGTCGAGCAGAAACTTGGCCTCACTGTAACCCCTCTTAGTTTTCCAATCGGAATGGGCTACGATTTTAAAGGGATTTACAATATTTGGGAAAAGAATATCAACTTATTCAGTGGTGATAGCCGTAAAGATATTGAAGACCTGATCGCTTTTGATGATATAAACAGCCCAGAACTAGATAAAATTGTAGGAAACAAAGCTGCCGAACAATTAAGAGAAAATCTTGAATTGGTGTATGAGGTATATCCACAATTTGATCGGGAGGCCTATCTCAATGGTCAACTACAACCTGTATTTTTTGGTTCAGCATTAAACAATTTTGGAGTTAGAGAACTGTTGGACTGTTTTATAGATATTGCCCCTTCTCCAAGACCCAAGCAAAGTGAAGAACGACTTGTAATTCCATCAGAAAATAAATTCAGTGGATTTGTTTTCAAAATACACGCAAACATGGACCCCAAGCATAGAGATCGTCTTGCCTTTATAAAGATTGTGTCTGGTACTTTTGAGCGAAACAAACCCTATTTGCATGTCCGTCATAATAAAAACTTGAAATTCTCAAGCCCGAATGCCTTCTTCGCTGAAAAGAAAGAAATAGTAGATATATCCTATGCTGGTGACATTGTAGGTCTACACGATACCGGGAACTTTAAAATAGGTGATACACTTACTGAAGGAGAGGTACTCAATTTTAAAGGAATTCCAAGTTTTTCGCCTGAGCATTTTCGTTATATCAATAACGCGGACCCAATGAAATCAAAACAACTTGAAAAAGGTATTGACCAATTGATGGACGAAGGTGTAGCCCAGTTATTTACACTAGAACTCAACGGGCGTAAAGTCATAGGTACCGTTGGAGCACTACAATATGAAGTAATTCAATACCGATTAGAACATGAATATGGTGCAAAATGTAGTTATGAAAACTTCCCTGTGTATAAAGCATGTTGGGTAGAAGAACCTGCGAATCCAAAAGATCCTGAATACCTTGATTTTTTACGTGTCAAACAAAAGTTTTTGGCTAAAGACAAACAAGGACAATTAGTCTTTTTAGCAGATTCACCTTTTTCCATTGAAATGAATAAACAAAAGTATCCCAATGTAAAACTTCATTTCACCTCGGAATTTAATTAA
- a CDS encoding DUF1599 domain-containing protein gives MQKTSKQYDQVIATCRALFINKMADYGSAWRILRLPSLTDQIFIKAQRIRSLQQNQTRRVEEDETPEFIGIINYAIMALIQLEKGVVEQPDLNVEQATVLYDTKIAQTKALMENKNHDYGEAWRDMRISSLTDLILQKLLRVKQIENNQGKTIVSEGIDANYQDMINYAVFALIHIEEATQNQKN, from the coding sequence ATGCAGAAAACATCAAAACAATACGACCAAGTCATTGCCACTTGCAGAGCACTTTTTATCAACAAGATGGCTGACTATGGTAGTGCATGGAGAATTTTACGCTTACCCTCTCTTACAGATCAGATTTTTATAAAAGCACAGCGCATAAGAAGCTTGCAACAAAACCAAACTAGAAGGGTCGAAGAAGATGAGACTCCTGAATTTATTGGAATCATTAATTATGCTATTATGGCTTTAATTCAGCTGGAAAAAGGAGTTGTTGAACAACCTGATCTTAATGTTGAACAAGCAACAGTTTTATATGACACTAAAATTGCCCAAACTAAGGCACTGATGGAAAATAAAAACCATGATTATGGGGAAGCATGGCGAGACATGCGAATCAGTTCACTTACAGATCTAATTCTTCAGAAGCTATTGCGTGTCAAACAAATTGAAAACAATCAGGGTAAAACCATCGTAAGTGAAGGCATAGATGCAAATTATCAAGATATGATTAATTATGCCGTATTTGCACTTATTCACATAGAAGAAGCTACTCAAAACCAAAAAAACTAA
- the prmA gene encoding 50S ribosomal protein L11 methyltransferase, giving the protein MAISYIEYQFTITPKDPATEILMAELGETGFESFVETEDGLLAYIQKELWTEDVLNDIYILENNDFSISYVINEIEQVNWNEEWEKNFTPIVVDNRCTVRAPFHEVPNTEFDVIIEPKMSFGTGHHETTHMMIQHLLNTDLKDKKVLDMGSGTGVLAIVAEMRGAHPIDAIDIDNWCYLNALENVERNNCKQITVEEGDASLLEGRSYDLIIANINRNILLEDIPTYVKCLQPNGMLLLSGFYKEDIPAISEKCLEHSLKFVENLEKNHWVAVKYVN; this is encoded by the coding sequence ATGGCAATAAGTTATATTGAATACCAATTTACTATTACTCCAAAAGATCCAGCAACGGAAATTCTGATGGCAGAACTCGGAGAGACAGGATTTGAAAGTTTTGTTGAAACAGAAGATGGATTACTGGCCTACATTCAAAAGGAACTATGGACTGAAGATGTCCTAAATGATATATATATCTTGGAAAATAATGATTTCTCCATTTCCTATGTAATTAATGAAATTGAGCAGGTAAACTGGAATGAAGAATGGGAAAAAAATTTCACTCCCATTGTAGTGGACAATAGATGTACTGTAAGAGCTCCTTTTCATGAAGTTCCAAATACAGAATTTGATGTAATCATAGAGCCTAAAATGAGCTTTGGAACAGGTCATCATGAAACTACACACATGATGATACAACATCTTTTGAATACTGATTTAAAGGATAAAAAGGTGTTAGATATGGGTAGTGGAACTGGAGTTTTGGCTATTGTAGCCGAAATGAGAGGCGCTCATCCGATTGATGCTATTGACATTGACAACTGGTGTTACCTTAATGCTTTAGAGAATGTTGAACGCAATAATTGCAAACAAATTACGGTTGAAGAGGGTGATGCTTCCTTATTAGAGGGGAGATCCTATGATCTAATCATTGCAAACATTAATCGAAATATACTACTGGAAGACATTCCTACCTATGTAAAATGCCTACAACCCAATGGCATGTTACTTTTAAGTGGATTTTATAAAGAAGATATTCCTGCAATAAGTGAGAAATGTCTTGAGCATTCGTTAAAGTTTGTTGAAAATCTGGAAAAAAATCATTGGGTAGCAGTGAAATATGTAAATTAG
- the folP gene encoding dihydropteroate synthase: MTINCKGTLVDLTKPKVMGILNVTPDSFFDGGRYADENKILERVAGMLEDGATFIDLGAYSSRPGADFVSEAQELERIVPIVELLVRNFPEILLSIDTFRSNVAKETISAGAAIINDIAAGGLDSEMMKVVGALKVPYIMMHMKGNPNTMQQLASYSDLTQEVLEYFSHKISEARSYGIDDLVLDPGFGFAKTLAHNYELMSKVELLHMAGLPLLVGVSRKSMVYKLLNVTPAQALNGTTVLHTIALQKGAQILRVHDVKQAMECIAIIDHLNANKNE, encoded by the coding sequence ATGACGATTAATTGTAAGGGAACTTTAGTTGACTTGACCAAACCCAAAGTTATGGGTATTTTAAATGTTACTCCTGATTCTTTTTTTGATGGAGGAAGGTATGCTGACGAGAATAAAATTCTAGAAAGAGTGGCAGGTATGTTGGAGGATGGGGCTACTTTCATTGACCTTGGAGCGTATAGCTCTCGTCCTGGAGCTGATTTTGTTTCAGAAGCGCAAGAGCTTGAGCGAATCGTACCTATAGTAGAATTACTGGTACGCAATTTTCCTGAAATTCTATTGTCTATAGATACCTTTCGAAGTAATGTGGCAAAGGAAACCATTAGTGCAGGGGCAGCTATAATAAACGATATAGCTGCGGGAGGTTTAGATTCAGAAATGATGAAAGTGGTTGGAGCACTCAAAGTGCCCTATATTATGATGCATATGAAAGGAAATCCCAATACTATGCAACAACTTGCCTCGTATTCAGATTTGACACAGGAGGTATTAGAATATTTTTCTCATAAAATTTCTGAAGCACGAAGCTATGGAATTGATGATCTTGTTTTGGATCCAGGATTTGGATTTGCAAAAACTTTAGCACATAATTATGAACTAATGTCCAAGGTTGAATTGCTTCATATGGCTGGGTTGCCTTTGTTAGTAGGTGTTTCTAGGAAGTCTATGGTTTATAAGTTGCTTAATGTTACACCTGCTCAGGCACTTAATGGAACCACGGTTCTTCACACCATTGCACTCCAAAAGGGAGCTCAAATTTTAAGGGTTCATGATGTAAAACAAGCAATGGAGTGTATTGCCATAATCGATCATTTAAATGCTAATAAAAATGAATAG